From the genome of Thiovibrio frasassiensis:
AGACCGTGATCTGTATTGGAAAACGCGGCCTTTTGGCGAAGTGATGAAAGAACGATCATAAGAACAGGGAATTATAATGACCCAAGCTGCGTTGGTATGGCATCGACGAGGTTTGCGGGAAGAAATTCCACACTTACGCCGTCAAAAGTTGTTGTATCAGACCCTTCATGTGTTTCGACATAAACTGTCATGCCTACACGATGTGCGTCATTTTGGAGCCGACGCACGCGCTGTTTCGCTATACCCAATGCGACGCGCATAAATATTTGTTGATCTACTCGCTTTGCTTGAACCCCACCATACTTCGGATCACCTTTCCGATATTCACTGGAATTCTCAAGACGCCGTGCAATCTCTTTGTATACCTTTCTCGTATTTCTTCCTGATTTGTTCGCGTATTCTTGAATTAATTGAGATCCGCTCAGGTCGCTTAATTCAAATGATTGGTTAATGCGCAAGAGGACTTTGGTCTTCGTTAGAGGCTGGAGCCGAATTGATGCATATTGATTTCTGTCAAGCGCTGGAGGGTACCTGGAACGGAGGTAATCGGCGGAAAAAACCACGTGCCCATTAAGAGTGGCCAGAGACAACATCAACCTCAGATCTTCCGCAGAAATCGATCGACCCAACACCTCTTTGACTCCAGCAATTGTTGTTGTTTCATTACCCCAGCTAGAATGCCAAATAGCTACCAGAGATAATAAATCTTCTCGTGAACACTGCGGCTGGTAATAAAGGATGCGGTCGAAAGCCGTTATGTCATTGCCGGTCATTCGCTTGCTTAGTTTATACGCCCATGACTTTTTGCATCCAAACACCTTCATGATAGTTTTAATTTTTTCTTTTTGAGTACCCTGTTGCACCATCAAAAAAAGTTTTTCTCGTAATATTTCCGAGTAGTTAGTTTTGCGCTTCATGATTCCACTCCGCTTCAGCGATTCTTCGCGAAAAATTCAATAAATACTCCGCAGTCTTTTGTCCCGCACGGATTCCAGCGAAATTCCCCCACAAGACAATCATATTAAATTTTCCACTAAAAGTCAAAAATCACGGAAATTAGACAACGACCGCAAATTCTCGACCTCTTATTCTCAAAAAAATCAAATGGTTAACCCCGAGCTCAGCTCTTCGAGGCTTGTGAATATCTACAGGCAAGAAAGACGAAAATTGTGATGTCTTCAAACCGTCAGGATAGGAGGTGACAAAAAATTTATGACTCTGGTGGCACTTCTTGGTGCGCCGCTAACCCTTGCTCTGGTGAACTTCTTGGTTCTCCGGGTATCTGCTCTTTGAGAAAATCGTGGACTGAACGGCATTAGGCGCATAGCGCCCCCAAGTAGGCCAAAAACCGTACATCTCATATTTCATTAAATCCCAGGAGGTAACATCATGCCAATCATAACTCAGGTATTCACTCAAAACTTCAAACCCAAAACTAGCACGCAGCGCATTAAAATCATTGCAGTCAAGGGCGTGCCACGCACGCTAGAAAACGACCAAACTGTTGAGTGTATCGTACTCAAGTTTAAAATCGTCAGCGGAGAGTTCGAAGGCTTTATTGCTGAGATTTGGTTCAAGCCGACACACCCAAATTTGTCTATCGCCAATCTTGACATCGATCGGTTACTGAAAACTTTCGCAGCGTTCAATGTCGAAAGTGGGCGACCGGCTGATCTGGAAGGATGCGAAGCGAAAGTGCACTTAGAAGTTCGCAAAGGAACAAGCTGCGAGTTCTACAGTATATCCCCACTTATTCAAGTGGCTGACCTTGAGGAGAACGAAAACCTAGACACTGCTCTTGCTTGATCGTCTCCTTAACGTATACCGCCGCTTAGCACAAAAAAGTGCTTATCGGCGGTATTTTTTTGTGTAAAATCATCCACTTACTATATATAAATATACTTAAGAAGATGATTAAACACTTTTTAAAGGAGGCACCATCAATGGAAGCAAATCACAAGATGACACGTGTCATCGGTTATGTGGATGCGGAGACACTCAAAGCCGTCCGTCTCCGTGTACAGGAGCGTATTAGAGCGCCGAAAGTGTCAATGGCGCAACTGCTTAAGTTCGTGTTCGCGGAATATGCACTGCTTGAGCTTGAGCGCAGCGTTGAAGAAAAAATTGAGCACTTACGGAGGCTGAGCGAAGAACAACAGCTTCTCGAAGGTATTGCTGAGGCTGAGGCCAGCATTGCTGGTGCGACGGCCCGTTTAAGATAATTGAAAGGAGCTAAGAAAATGAACAAAGCAACGAAGTTCAAATCATTTGGCGCTGCTCTGTACCCGGAGTTATTGTCGGCGGCTTTCGCTAACACTGATTTTCTTGATTTCCATCGCGGTGCGGATGTCCTGCCAGCGTCCGTCGCCGGAAATATTACGCGAGCTTGTCGGTGCATGTTTTTTCAAATGCTTACCCGTTCGCTGGATCGTGTTCAGTCAAAGCATGCTATTCCAGCGACCAGCTTGAGCTTTGACGACTTCAACTCCGCCGTTGATTATTCATATTCGCAGATTATGCATGTGGCTAGCCGCAACATGAAGCAGCCGGTGCATATTAGGATGACCGCCGATGATGTGCAACAAGTGTGTGAATATGCCTATGCGATGCACGGAAGCGCATTTGACCTAGAAGTAGTGGACGCTACCGAGATGGCTACGAGATATCTCAGTGGCAAAGATCGTCAGAGCTGGTTGCAGTAAAACAGAAAACACATCGGGCACGGTTAGCTACCAGTTTAACCGTGCCCGACGTCCCTGCAAGGAGATTGATTTATTATGGATAATAGTACACAGAAGATTACGGAAAATACACAAAAGAGTGCTGTAGACGTCACCTCAGCCAAAGACCTAGCTTATGCGTTGTCGTCGGACGCTAAGGCATCCGGCGATGGCTGGATGACACGATGTCCAGCGCATGAAGATGACAAGCCATCGCTATATGTCAGTGAGGACCTGGAGAAAGATAGAATACTCTGGCATTGTAAGGCTGGTTGTTCTCAGAAAGCCGTTCATGAGGCTCTTGTCGCGTCTGGGCTGTGGCGAAGTCGTCGCTCTGCCGGTGAAGAATATATCTACACCGATTTTGACGAGACGCCGCTATACAAGCTTGTTAAAAGACCTGCCGCTAATGCGGAATCTAGCCCTGAGCGTTACATTGAAATTTTTGATACGACTCTTAAGCGTTGGGTGCGTGGCAAACTTGAAGACCATGCTATTGAAAGAGTGCTCTATCGTTTGCCTGAACTCGGTTCAGCCGGAATCAAAAAGTCCACTCGTCTCTACATTGTAGAAGGCGAAAAAGACGCCGAGACGCTTCGTGCATTTGGTTTCTGTGCTACCACGAACTCCGGCGGCGCATCCGCATGGAAGCCGGAATTTACCAAGCTGTTGGCAGACAAACATTTATGCATCGTTCCAGACAATGACGCTACTGGATGGAAACGCGCCGAGACTCTTTACAAGGAGTTCAAGGATTGCTCAAAATCATTATTTTTGTGCAACACGAGTTTGTTGATCGGCGAAAAAGGTGACATTACTGACATTGTTGAGTGCTGGCGCGAAAACGGTGCCGATGACTCTGTTATTGCCGAAAAACTCAAAGAGATCTTCGGAGATATTCACCTCACCAATGACGTGGCGTGCTTCAACTTCCAGTCCAGAAATTTTACGGCATCGATGTCAATGACATGCCAGCTGCAAGAGTGCACCACACCCGAACTCATTGCTCAGGATTTTGAGGAAGCTCTACGGCGCAGGTTGGGCGTCAGTTTCATGGCTTTGCACGTTGCAAAATTGCCGTCTAAAATATCTGATGGACTGGAAGATCGATCAGAAAAAAAGCGGCTGGCGGAAATCACCGAACAGCTAAAAGCCGCTCTCGGTCAAATTCTTCGCAATGAATGCCATGTTTTCAATGATCCGAAAGTTAATCAGCGTTTCATGTACTTGCCTTCGCAGTCAGCGCATTATGACATTGACTTCAAGGCGTATGAATCAGCTATTGCTACGGCCTACGCTAATTTACTGCAACGAATGCTAAACAGTTGGGCATTAGTTGACGACGTGCGCTTGCCCGTTAGCGGTTTCGGCAAAATCGCGAAAAGCACTTTGATTGACACAATGACGCCTGAAGCCATTGACGAAACGCTGTATTTATGCGCG
Proteins encoded in this window:
- a CDS encoding phage/plasmid primase, P4 family, which translates into the protein MDNSTQKITENTQKSAVDVTSAKDLAYALSSDAKASGDGWMTRCPAHEDDKPSLYVSEDLEKDRILWHCKAGCSQKAVHEALVASGLWRSRRSAGEEYIYTDFDETPLYKLVKRPAANAESSPERYIEIFDTTLKRWVRGKLEDHAIERVLYRLPELGSAGIKKSTRLYIVEGEKDAETLRAFGFCATTNSGGASAWKPEFTKLLADKHLCIVPDNDATGWKRAETLYKEFKDCSKSLFLCNTSLLIGEKGDITDIVECWRENGADDSVIAEKLKEIFGDIHLTNDVACFNFQSRNFTASMSMTCQLQECTTPELIAQDFEEALRRRLGVSFMALHVAKLPSKISDGLEDRSEKKRLAEITEQLKAALGQILRNECHVFNDPKVNQRFMYLPSQSAHYDIDFKAYESAIATAYANLLQRMLNSWALVDDVRLPVSGFGKIAKSTLIDTMTPEAIDETLYLCAKGNALDLRSGVVTQLSSSVFRQSALQVSLLTQPITQRPKIWQQFLDGVGFEGEIADFFEDLTLYLLTTSTAREEAYFLVGDGSNGKSTYIKWLTSVVGRHHVSSASLQDFQTNFGASSMVGKRLNLSTESSNRDFVESHKFKAIVTGDSVQVDRKNRDPITAAMKTKLVFALNDSPSISDTSFGMVRRMVIVRFDNVISKENAIDGYDRRLFDASAEIIAWLWHSHTTRHNTSAFKVKFEMPDRVRSWAEAIFASDNDPLNLWIYERVTVTDDRLKMHEYTSAQLYRFYCVFCKNQGLEPSFKLRSFSSAFPHRVQRVFKTKVERKTLSGNRSSVVNLIVDLSKDNPELAAA